A region of the Halalkalibaculum roseum genome:
TTTGCTTCATGCCGGCGCCCGGTACAAAAGATTTTACCATATACCCAGCAGCCTGAAGAGGTAACACCGGGTATACCTTTATATTATGCATCCGCCATGCCTTTTCAGGATGCGCTCACCGGTGTTGTCATTGAGAACCATGAAGGACGTCCGACCAAAGTTGAAGGTAACGAGATGCACCCGGCAAGCCTGGGTTCAAGCAGCAAGTTCAACCAGGCTTCCATGCTGCAGATGTACGATCCCGATCGTTCCCGATATGTAAGCAGAGATGGCGAGCGTACTTCTTTTGAGAATTTTGTGAATTTCTGCAACGAACATTTTTCAAATACCGGCCGAAATATTGCATTTATTTCAGAGGCCAACTCTTCTCCTACCTACAACAGGATCAAGGAGCAAGCATTAAACAAGTTTTCGAATGCCCAATGGGTAACCTATGAGGCCTTCAGTGAAGATAATGCTCTTGAAGGAACGAATATCGCTTTCGGCGAAAGGCTACGTACGGTAAATCACTTTGACCGGGCGGAAGTAATTGTCTCTTTTGATGATGATTTTCTGAACCCGGCCGCCAATAAAAATAGTGTTGAGGCAACACGAAGCTTTTCAGAAGCACGTAAAGTTACCTCAGAGGAAGACGATATGCTTCGTCTCTACTCTGTTGAAAGTACTTTTACGGTTACCGGTTCAAATGCCGACAACCGTTTGAAGATTAAATCCAGTGAGATACCGCTGTTTATACATGCTCTTGCCTCTGAACTATCGGGAAGCGTAAGTGGACTTTCTGCTTTCAGCGGACACAGCAATAAATTTTCAGACCATGAGTGGATACCGGTACTTGCAGAAGACCTATTAAATAATAGAGGCTCTTCTATACTTACCGTCGGCAGTGAGCATGCTGCTGAAGTACATGCTGCTGTAGCCGCAATCAATAATGCACTTGGCAATGCGGGCAACTCAGTGACATATCACAGTGTTTCCCATATAAATGACGGCAGCGACAGGGAAGCCTTCCGAGATATTACCGAAAGTCTCAGTAATGGTGACATCGATACAGTTGTATTTATAGGTGCTAATCCTGTGTTTACGGCCCCATCCGATCTGAATTTCAGCGAAGCACTTTCCAATGCTGAAACCACCATTCACCTTGGAGAATATACCGATGAAACAGCAAGTCAGTGCAACTGGCACGTAAATCGTGCGCACTATCTTGAAGCATGGGGCGACGGTTTTGATTACACCGGGACACGTTCCATCATTCAGCCGCAAATTGAACCGCTTTTTTCAGGCATAAGTGAAATTGAATTCCTGAATGCAGTTACTACGGGAAGCAATGCCAAGGGATATGATCTGGTTCAAGAAACCTGGAGAGGTTATCACTCAACAAATTTTCAAAGCAAGTGGGAAAAGATACTGCATGACGGACTCGATGAGGCCGGCAGTGCTTTCCCCGCCCAATCCGTAAATATTTCCAGCGGATTCTCATCCAGAATGAGCCAATTTATATCAAGCGAAGCTGAATCTAGCGGTACCGAATTGGTAATCCGTCCCGATTCTAAGTTGTTTGACGGGCGCTATGCCAACAACGGTTGGCTTCAGGAGCTTCCCGACCCAATGACCAAAGTCACCTGGGATAATGTAGCCCTGATGAGCAAAAATACTGCTGATCGACTGGGTGTTGAAGCCGCCGGGCTCGGTGTTGCCAATGTGGATGTATTGGCCATAACGGTAAACGGTACAACTATTGAAGTACCTGCCTGGGTTCAACCGGGACATGCCGATGACAGTATTACCATCACAGTAGGTTACGGCCGCGAAGGTATCGGAAAAGTGGCAAACGGCACCGGGGTTGATACCTATCCCCTCCGTTCTACCTCTACCATGCTTTACGCAACAGATATTCAGGTAGAAAACACCGGAAAGAAATTTGAAATAGCTTGTACGCAGGATCATAACAGTATGGAGGGACGTTCCCTGCTGCGTTATGCCACCCTGCAGGAATACCGTGACAACCCGGAATTCTCAAGCTATGACTCGGCTTATAACGCTGAATTGCCCGGAGAAGCGTATGCCGGCGAACAGGGAGCAGATCAACCGCTTTCTATTTTTGACGCCATTGATGAAGCCGATTATCCCGACTATGAACCGCAATGGGGAATGACCATTGATCTGAACTCCTGCATCGGCTGTGGTACCTGTACCATCGCCTGTCAGGCAGAAAACAATATTCCGGTTATTGGTAAACGCGAAGTCAGCAACGGACGTGAGATGCACTGGATTCGTACCGACCGCTATTTTGAAGGCGATGTCGATGATCCAAAAGCACTTCACCAGCCGGTTCCCTGTATGCATTGCGAACTGGCTCCCTGCGAGCAGGTTTGCCCTGTTGCGGCAACTACACACAGTGATGACGGTATGAACCAGATGACCTATAACAGGTGTATCGGTACCCGTTACTGCGCCAACAACTGCCCTTATAAAGTTCGAAGATTCAACTTCTTCAACTACACCAAAGAGTTTTTAACGACCGGCAGTGATCCTGAAGTCGTACAAATGGCGATGAATCCCGAAGTAACCGTACGTTTCCGAGGTGTTATGGAGAAATGTACCTTCTGCGTTCAGCGGGTTAATCGTGCGAAAATCAATAAGAAAATTGAGACCGACGGAGAAAGTTTAAAACCTGATGATGGTTCTGTGAAAACCGCGTGCCAGCAGGCATGTCCGGCAGATGCCATCTATTTCGGTGACCTGACAGATCCGGAAAGCAAAGTGGTACAGACCAAGAAGAACAACCGCAACTACCTGTTGCTGGAAGAGCTGAATACAAGGCCCAGAACTTCGTACCTTGCTAAACTTCGCAATCCAAATCCAAAATTGGCCTAACTACCAACCGAATATAAGATGAGTACAGATTATAAATACGTACCAGAGCCCGCATTAGTTAAAGGCGACCATACCTTCGGGAGTATTACGGATATCATTGCCAAAACACCGTTATCTCCCACCCCAAAGTTGTGGTACCTTGCTTTCGGCATCTCAAACTTATTGCTGATAACCTTGCTGGGTTCTGTGGGATACCTTATATGGGACGGTATCGGAATTTGGGGATTGAATAACCCTGCAGGCTGGGGTTGGGCTATTATTAACTTTGTATGGTGGGTCGGTATCGGTCACGCCGGTACGTTGATTTCTGCTATTCTATTCCTGTTCAGACAGGGCTGGCGTACTGCTATTAACCGTTTTGCAGAGGCCATGACCATTTTTGCCGTAATGTGTGCCGGTCTTTTCCCGGCTATTCACGTCGGTCGTATCTGGGTTATCTACTGGGTATTCCCGGTTCCGAACTCCATGGCGGCCTGGCCTAACTTTAGCAGTCCGCTGCTTTGGGACGTTTTTGCGGTAAGTACCTACTTTACTGTTTCACTATTATTCTGGTATGTTGGTCTGGTTCCTGATTTCGCCACTTTGCGCGACAAGGCAAAGAGCAAAATTGCTAAGATATCTTACGGCATTGCCGCCCTAGGGTGGACGGGGAGCTTCAGAAACTGGTGGAATTACGAGAAGGCCTACATGATTCTGGCCGGTCTTGCCACTCCGCTGGTGCTTTCAGTTCACACTATTGTATCCTTTGACTTCGCGGTCTCCATGATTCCGGGCTGGCACAGTACCATTTTCCCGCCCTACTTCGTTGCCGGTGCTATCTATTCCGGTTTTGCCATGGTATTGACCCTGATGATTATCGCAAGAAAGATTTATGGTCTGGAAGACATTATGAATATCGACATCATGGAGAAAATGAATCTCGTGATGATGGTGACCGGAAACCTTGTAGCCTTTGCATACCTGATGGAAGGTTTTATCGCCTGGTATAGCGGTTATATTTATGAGCAGGGTATTTTCTGGTTATATGCAACCGGACCTTATGCCTGGGGCTTTTACATTCTGATGTTCTGCAACGTGGTAACACCGCAGTTCCTATGGTCAAAGAAAATTCGCAGAAATGTAGCGCTCACTTTCGTGATTTCTATTATTGTTAACATCGGTATGTGGTTCGAACGCTTTATGATTGCTGTTGGATCACTGGCAACCGATTTCATGCCCTCTAACTGGGATTATTTCTCTCCCACTTTCTGGGATATCATTATTTACATCGGCACTTTCGGACTGTTCTTCACTTTCTTCCTGCTATTCCTGCGCTACCTGCCAATGGTCGCAATTGCAGAGGTGAAAGGTGTGATGCCGCAAGCCGATCCGCACAACTACGATGAAGAGACCAAAGAATTTGTAAACACAAAAGCTGAACCTGCTGTCGTTGATCAGCAAACCGCTTAGTAAGAATACCATGGAATCAAACGAAAAAAACATTCACGGCGTACTGGCTGAGTTCAGAAATCCAAAAGAACTCATTGATGCTGCATCAGCCGTAGAAAAATCAGGTTATAACAAGTACGATACTTATGCCCCCTTCCCCATTCACGGAATGGAAAAGGCGATGGGGATTAAGGAATCTCCTTTGGGCTGGATTGTACTTGGCGGGGCTACAGTAGGGCTTGTAGGAGCAGTAGTGCTTATGGTTTGGGTGATGGCCTATGAGTATCCCATGAATATTAGCGGCAAGCCCTTAATCAATATACCTATTTATGTACCGATTGCTTTTGAGCTGACTGTTTTACTTTCAGCTTTTGCTGCAGTATTCGGCATGTTTAAGCTGAATAACCTGCCCAGACTCCACAATCCTTTATTTAATGTAGAACGCTTTAAGAAAGCTTCCGATGACGGATTCTTCATCTGCATCGAAGCTAAAGATGATTTGTTTTCTGAGGAAAAAGTTACATCACTTTTAAACGATGCCGGTGCAACACATATTGAAACGGTATATGATAAGTAAACCCATTAATTAATTCTTAAACTTTGCCTCTTAGATCCATTCATGTTTGATAAATTGGATGAAATGGAAAAAGGCAGAGGAAATGAACTTACTGAGGAGATCGACTCCAAAATCACGAATAGAATACAAATGACCAGTAGATTCTTTAAATCTTCGTTATTAGTAGCAATAACACTGCTTTTTATCTCCTGCCGCGGAGAAAAATTTGACCACCAACCGGTCCATCCCAATATGAATATGGACCAACAGGAACGCTTCGAAGCACAGGAGCAAAACAGGTTCTTTGCTGACGGCAGAGGCATGCGTATGCCTGTTGAAGGTACCGTTGCGCGGGGTAATCTGCGAGAGGATAAAGCATTTTACCAGGGAATCAGCGAAGACAGCTCATTTGTGGATGAAATTCCGGTAACAGTTAACCGCTCCTTTCTTCAGAGAGGACAGAAGCAATACGAAACATATTGTACGCCTTGCCACGGTTCTACCGGAGACGGACAAGGAATCATCATGGTCGGACGATACGGCTATGTTCCCGCTCCGAGCTATCACATTGATCGATTGAGAAATAGTGAAGACGGATATATCTATTCAACCATAGCCAATGGTATTCGTAATATGCCGGCTTACGCCCACCAAATTGACGTTGAAGACCGATGGGCGATTGTAGCCTATGTCAGGGCCCTGCAAAGAAGTCAGTACGTTCCCGAGAACGAGATGCAGCAGTACGATGTAGATCTTGCTGCCCTCGATCAGCAGTATCAGCAAGCCCAAGAGGAAGAGATGGCTCGACAGGAAGCACAGTCCGGCGGTGGTGGAGAAGAAATTTCAGCAGCCAGAGGAGAACAGATTTACATGCAGAATGCCTGTCAGACCTGCCACTCACAAGACGGATCTGACGGTATCGGGCCGACACACCTGAATATTTTTGAAAGAACCAGGCAATTGGCAGATGGAAGCACGGTTACTGCTGATGAAGAGTATCTGAGGGAATCTATTGTAAATCCCAATGCCAAAATTGTTGAGGGTTATGACCCGGTTATGGCACCCTACAGTTACCTGAGTGATGCGGAAGTGCAGTCACTGATAGAATACATGAAAACAATAAGTGATAACCAGTAAGTCTTTAAAGAATAATGAGCAAAACCACTATAACTGATTCGCTGGAGTTCCCTTCCGACCTGAATATAACCAGAACACTGTTCGGTGTCGGAATTGTGGGTCTTATTGCCACTGCAATAGGCTATTTTATCAATCATGACCAGTTTTTCTTTTCTTACCTGGTTAGTTTCTCTTTCTTTTCCAGCATAGGTCTCGGCTGTCTCTTTTTTGTGATGCTTCAGCATTTGACACGATCACATTGGAGTGTGGCATTGCGCAGAATTCCTGAGAGCATCTCATCCAATCTTTGGATCTGGGGTCTATTCCTGATACCCGTTCTACTGGGCATTCATTCCCTGTATCACTGGTCTCATGCCGACGCAGTTGCGGCCGATCCTGTCTTGCAGGGCAAAGAACCCTATCTTAATACAACATTCTTCATTATTAGACAGGTCGTTTACTTCGCTATCTGGAGCTTTTTAGGCTATCGCATGTACAATAAATCTGTTGAAATGGATGAGACCGGCGACTGGGGTTTGCAGACCCTGCTGAGAAGGACCAGCGGACCCGGGATTTTTATATTTGCCATTACTTTGGCTTTCGCCTCTTTTGACTGGATCATGTCACTTGACCCGCACTGGTACTCAACCATGTTTGGGGTGTACTATTTTGCAATGAGCTTCCAGGTTCTGTTTGCAACCCTCATACTGGTGATTATGTACCTCTGGAAGAAAGGGCTGTTAAAGAACACCCTGCAAAAGGGACATATTTATGATCTCAGCGTTCAGATGTTCGGCTTCACAGTGTTTTATGCCTATATCGCTTTTAGTCAGTTTTTGCTGATTTATTATGCCAACATCCCCGAGGAGACAGTGTGGTTTTTGGAAAGACTTAACGGAGGTTATGAATACCTGGCTTATTTCTATTTATTTGGAAGGTTTGTAATACCATTTATTGTTCTGCTGAGTAAGCGAGCCAAAACTAATTTCAAAATCGTAGCAAGTATTTCTGTACTGATACTGGTTTCACATCTTGTGGAACTCTACTGGTTGGTAATGCCGGTACTGAATCATCACGGCGTTCACTTCAACTGGATGACCCTTACCGCATTCTTGGGTATGGGCGGAATTTTCATGGGACTCTTTTTCTATCGGTTTAAACAACAAAAAATGATTCCGATCAATGATCCGAAATTGGCAGAATCGTTAAACAAGCACTGATATAGAAATTTATATACCGTTAACATTAATCAGCTAAATTAACCAGGCATTTTGCTTTGCCTGCTGCAAACTTAAGCGTACTTATTTCATGGCGAACGAAGAACAAAATTATACGTCTGAATTTAAAACCAAGGTAGCCACCAAAGCACTGGAACAGGATAAGCAGAACCTGGACAGACTATCAGACAAGTACGAAGTGCCCGTTTCTCAAATTCTGAAATGGACCGTACAACTCGAGAAAGAAGGTGCGGATGCCTTTAAGGAAGAAGTACAGCCTGAAAGCAGTGATAGTGAGTCCCATATTGAAGACCACGAGTCGGTAGACGTTGAGGTTGATAATCCCGATATTGCCGAATCTATTTCCTTCGGGGTAATGCACGATGACCTCAACTACAAACGCCTGATTTTTTGGAGCGTTTTGGGAATGATTTTGGTTGCGATATTTGTGAAAGGTCTTGTTGAAATGTACCAGTATAATACGACTGTTAGTCGAGACCGAATATCCGAAGAGAGTCAGTATTACCAGATCAAACAGCTCAATGAAGAAGCCCAAGAAACGTTGAATAGCTTCGGAGTTGTTGATCCGGAAGCAGGTATTTACAGAATACCGATAGATAGTGCTATGAATGACATAGCCAACAGTAACGATAACTAATATGTGCGTATGAAATCCGTAGGACTTGCCGTCTTTGTTGCATGCATGCTCCTACACCCCATTTCGGCAGAAGCACAGTTAAATAAGCAAAAGCCGAAAGATGTTCAGGATGTAGGTATTGAAGAACATCTGGGAGATAAGATACCTCTGGACCTGATGTTCGCTACTTCCGAGGGTGATTCTGTTACGCTGGCATCTTTGATGAAAGGGGATAAACCGGTATTGTTAAATCCGGTTTATTACGAATGTCCCATGCTTTGCTCGATGGTTATTGAAGCGGTCTATTCCGGGGTCAGTGATTTAAAATGGACCCCCGGTGACGAGTATAATATCATTACATTCAGTATTGATCCGGAAGAGGATAGCAAACTTGCTGCTTCAACCAAAGACTCGATGATTACAAAGCTCGGTAGAGATAATGCCCGTGAAGGGTGGTATTTTCTCACCGGTAATGAAAAATCAATCAGAACACTTACTGAGGCAATTGGCTTTAAATACAAGAAAGTTGAAGAACAAGACCAATTTGCTCACAGTGCGGCAATCATGTTTTTAAGTCCAGACGGCACGCTGACGCGCTACCTCTACGGTATCGAATTTGACGAATTTAACTTACGTAATGCACTTTATGAGGCGGCCGACGGTGAAGTGGGCAGTGTTACAGAAAGGGTATTACTTTATTGCTATCAATACGATCCTGACTCAAACAGTTATGTGGCGGTAGCCTGGCGAATCATGCAGCTGGGTGGCTTTGCTACAGCACTTATTCTGGGTATATTCATCGGTTTATTGTGGCTGAAAGAAAAGAATTCTAAAAACGATAAGAACATAAAGATAACGAATGGAAGCTCTTAGAGATTTTATCCTCCCCCCTGCCAAATCAACGGTGGCAAGCGAAGTCGATGCCTTGTTCTGGTTTGTTCACCTGAGTAGCCTGGTACTGACCATTGGTATATTGGTTGCGCTGGCTTACTTTTTATATAAGTACCGCCGCAAGTCGGAAAACGACGTCACACCGGTCATCACGCACAATAACAAACTAGAGGTAACCTGGTCGGTAATCCCGTTGATTATAACACTCGTGGTATTCGGATGGGGTTTTCAGACCTATGTAACGATGACTACTCCTCCCGATGATGCCTACGAGATAAATGTGACTGCACAGAAATGGCTATGGAATTTCACCTATGAAAACGGGGCCAGATCAACCGGCGAACTGCATGTGCCCGCCGACCGGCCTGTCAAGCTTATTATGAGTTCAAACGACGTCATCCACTCTTTCTTTGTTCCTGACTACAGGATCAAGCAGGATGTGGTACCGGGAAGATATACCGAAACATGGTTCCGTGTACCTGAAGCAGGTGAATCGATTATATTCTGTACGGAATATTGCGGTACAGGACACTCCGACATGTATGGTAAAGTGATTGTCCATGAACAGGGAGAGTTCGAAAACTGGCTGGCCAGCAATCAGGGCGGCGGATCAAAGCCCGATGACCTGGCACCTGCCGAATGGGGCGAACAGCTGGCCCAGGAACAGGCATGCGCTACCTGTCACTCCGCCGACGGCTCCCAGATGACCGGACCTACCTGGCAGGGACTATTCGGTTCGAACCGGCAATTTACAGATGGAAATAGTGCTGAAGCCGATGAAAACTATCTTAGGACTTCAATACTAAACCCCAACGATGAAATAGTTGAGGGTTATCAGCCTGTCATGCCTTCGTACCAAGGCCAATTAAATGACGAGCAAATCAATGCAATTATCGAATACATAAAGACGCTGAATTAATATGGCAAGTGCAGAAGCTAGTTCTAATTTATCCAAAAAAGTTCAGGTTCAACGGTATAAGCCGGTTGACTATCTGAAAGAAAACTACCTGAATGTCCAGAAAGGCCTCTGGTCTTGGCTTACTACCCTAGACCACAAGCGTATCGGGATTCTTTACCTGATTTCGCTTACTGTTGCGTTTCTGATAGGTGGAGTAATGGCACTGGGTATCCGCATGGAGCTGTGGACACCGGCCCAGACCTTCATTGAAGCAGACACTTATAACCAGCTTTTCACCCTCCACGGGTCAATCATGATCTTTCTCTTTCTGGTGCCTTCGGTACCGGCCGTATTGGGTAACTTTATCCTACCCATTCAGCTCGGAGCGAAAGATGTGGCCTTCCCCAGGCTGAACCTTATGAGCTGGTATTTATATATGGCTGGAGCTGCTATTTCCATTTATTCTATACTTGCCGGCGGTATTGATACCGGATGGACTTTCTACACACCATATTCGTCATCCACTGGAGGTGCCGTTACAGCAATGACCTTCGGGGTCTTTATTATTGGTTTTTCCTCCATATTAACCGGTGTAAACTTTATCACCACCATACACAAAATGAGGGCGCCCGGCCTTAGCTGGGATAAACTTCCCCTCTTTTGTTGGGGCTTATATGCAACCAGTATCATACAGATTCTTGCGACTCCGGTTCTTGCTATCACAATTCTGCTGGTTGGTATGGAACGGATATTGGGCATCGGAATCTTTGACCCGGCACTGGGCGGAGATCCAATTCTTTACCAGCACTTTTTCTGGTTCTACAGTCACCCGGCTGTGTACATTATGATTGTACCTGGTTTTGGTATTGTTTCAGAAATTATTTCAACATTTTCGAGAAAGACCATTTTTGGATACTGGGCTATTGCGCTCTCTTCACTGGCCATTGCATTTATCGGTTTCCTGGTATGGGGACACCACATGTTCGTTTCCGGTCAGGCATCTCTGGCTTCCATGGTCTTTTCTTTCCTGACATTCCTGGTAGGTATTCCAACAGGTATTAAGATGTTTAACTGGCTCTCTACGATGTACAAAGGGTCAATAAAACTGGATACCCCATTATTGTATATACTGGGCTTTTTCTTCCTGTTTACCGTGGGCGGACTTACCGGTATTGCACTGGCCACGATCGCCATCGACGTTCACCTACACGATACCTATTATGTTGTGGCACACTTCCACTTTGTAATGGTCGGCGGTATGGTAATGGCCTTTATGGGTGGACTTCACTACTGGTGGCCGAAAATGTTTGGCGTGATGTACAACCAGAAACTGGCCAAGCTAGCCTGCTTCCTGATTTTCGTAGGATTCAACGTAACCTTCCTGCCTCAATTTGTGATGGGGTCTCAGGGAATGCCGCGACGCTATTTCAATTATATCGACCAGTTTCAGTCATTCCATCAGATCTCAACGGTGGGTTCTTTCATTCTCGGTATCGGTTTCATATTGGCAATCGGATACTTTATTCACTCCATTTACTATGGCAAGAAAACTGTTGCCAATCCCTGGGGAAGCCGGGCTACCGAATGGCAAATACCTTCACCTGCTCCGCCTCATAACTTCGATTACACACCGGTTATGATTCACGGTCCTTATGACTACCACAAACCTATGGCTGACTTCCAGCTGGGTCTGGTACAGTCGGGCAACGGACACGACGCGGAACATTCGGGAGAGATTGACAAGAAAGTAGAAGCAGATAATTAATATAAACTGATAAACCGAACGTAAATCATGGCAAATCATTCAAGCGCAACTACGCACGCCAGCCACGTGCAGCATCATTTTGTTGACTCCGATCAACAGTTTGATGCGGCCAAATTCGGGATGTGGATTTTTCTGGTCACAGAGATCCTATTTTTTGGCGGACTTTTCGCAGCTTATATAGTATATAGAGCCTGGTATCCTGAACTCTTTACGCTGGCATCGGAAGAGCTTAACACACTATGGGGCGGGGTAAACACGCTGGTACTTATCGGCAGTAGCCTGACGGTTGCCATGGCGATCAAATCTGCCCAGCTGAACCAGAAGAAGAATATCATCATCAATCTGGGCATCACCATAGCTCTTGCCTTTGTATTTATGGTGATCAAGTATTTTGAATACACCCACAAATTTGAAATTGGAATCTTCCCCGGTCAATTTTACGCTTTTGAAGGAATCGACCATCCGAAGGCTAATATCTTTTTCAGCCTTTACTACCTAATGACGGGACTGCACGGAATTCACGTGTTGGTTGGAATCGGCTTAATGATCTGGCTGGTTAAAAAAGCAATGAACCAAGCTTATGACAGCGAATATTATACACCCTTGGAAATTACCGGGCTTTACTGGCACCTGGTGGATATCATCTGGATATTCCTGTTCCCCTTATTCTATCTAATTGATTAACTCTATAAAACACTCTGATCCATGAGCGGACATCACATATCAACAGATAAAACGTTACTCTCGGTCGCCGGAGCATTATTTGTCCTGACAATAATAACAGTTCTAGTTCATTACCTGGCGCTTCCTCATCCATGGTCAATACTGGTTGCTATGGCTGTAGCTGTAATGAAAGCTACGCTTGTAGCTATGTTCTTTATGCACCTTTATTGGGACAAGAAGTTCAACAGCATGCTTCTCATAGCATCTTTTGTGTTCCTGGCACTGCTGGTAGGCTTTACCATGCTAGACACCATGTTCAGAGAATTGCCGGTGCCTTCTTTCTAGAACAAGACACCTTATAATAATTTCAAAAAATGCAGTGACTCTTAATGATGAGTCACTGCATTTTTTTTCATCCAATTTTTATGCAACCTGACCTGTTTGGTAATCTCTACTTATTCTTTACCACAAGCAGCAGTAAAAATTCCAGGCAGATTAAAACCGCCACTCCCACCAAATGAAATACCTGATAGGCCGGTGGCATCCCCAGATAATAAAGTCCCGCACCTAACGCAATTTGGAAAAGAATAACACCCAGGATGGCCAAGCTTAATTTCTTTACAAGCGTGGATCCCGACTTCCAACCTCCGAGGTAACCGATCAACAATCCGGGAAGAAATACCGACCAGGATAATGTTCTGTGATATTCATCGATCGATCCGATGAGATCCAGCCATGCTTCTCTGGGAGCAGATTCCTCGGCATTCTTAACCAGGTCGATAGCCTCTCTCACCTGAGTTCCCAGTACGGTTTGTCCCAATGTGCAGATCAGTAATACGATACCAGTCCAGAAAAGCCATCTTCTAAGATTTTGGGAAAGGTCAACGGTAAGAAATTCACTGGTCGCCTTGTAGGCGGCAAAGAGCAATACAGCCATGATAGACATCGCCAGCATCATATGCAGGGTTATAAGCCACTCGCTGAGACCTGTGAGCACCACCTGTCCACCAAGCCAACCCTGAATCAGAACCATCACGAAAGCAGCAGCCGAGCTATAAAAAACAGCGGGCTTGCTTTTGCGATACCTGAATGACAATACAAATGTTGAAAGTATGAGTATCCCTATTACTACACCGATCAGACGGTTAATATATTCCGTCCACGTTTTGATGACATTGAATTGATCGGCATTGAACCCTGCAGGCAATTCCGTTACAGAAGTTGGCGGTATCCATAACCCAAAACATTTAGGCCAATCAGGACAACCGAGTCCGGCACCGGAAGCACGGACCAACCCACCCACAAAGA
Encoded here:
- a CDS encoding TAT-variant-translocated molybdopterin oxidoreductase — encoded protein: MSDEVKSPNYWKSLNELANNKEYKKFAEREFPENATELGDQVSRRSFLRVMGASIALAGFASCRRPVQKILPYTQQPEEVTPGIPLYYASAMPFQDALTGVVIENHEGRPTKVEGNEMHPASLGSSSKFNQASMLQMYDPDRSRYVSRDGERTSFENFVNFCNEHFSNTGRNIAFISEANSSPTYNRIKEQALNKFSNAQWVTYEAFSEDNALEGTNIAFGERLRTVNHFDRAEVIVSFDDDFLNPAANKNSVEATRSFSEARKVTSEEDDMLRLYSVESTFTVTGSNADNRLKIKSSEIPLFIHALASELSGSVSGLSAFSGHSNKFSDHEWIPVLAEDLLNNRGSSILTVGSEHAAEVHAAVAAINNALGNAGNSVTYHSVSHINDGSDREAFRDITESLSNGDIDTVVFIGANPVFTAPSDLNFSEALSNAETTIHLGEYTDETASQCNWHVNRAHYLEAWGDGFDYTGTRSIIQPQIEPLFSGISEIEFLNAVTTGSNAKGYDLVQETWRGYHSTNFQSKWEKILHDGLDEAGSAFPAQSVNISSGFSSRMSQFISSEAESSGTELVIRPDSKLFDGRYANNGWLQELPDPMTKVTWDNVALMSKNTADRLGVEAAGLGVANVDVLAITVNGTTIEVPAWVQPGHADDSITITVGYGREGIGKVANGTGVDTYPLRSTSTMLYATDIQVENTGKKFEIACTQDHNSMEGRSLLRYATLQEYRDNPEFSSYDSAYNAELPGEAYAGEQGADQPLSIFDAIDEADYPDYEPQWGMTIDLNSCIGCGTCTIACQAENNIPVIGKREVSNGREMHWIRTDRYFEGDVDDPKALHQPVPCMHCELAPCEQVCPVAATTHSDDGMNQMTYNRCIGTRYCANNCPYKVRRFNFFNYTKEFLTTGSDPEVVQMAMNPEVTVRFRGVMEKCTFCVQRVNRAKINKKIETDGESLKPDDGSVKTACQQACPADAIYFGDLTDPESKVVQTKKNNRNYLLLEELNTRPRTSYLAKLRNPNPKLA
- the nrfD gene encoding NrfD/PsrC family molybdoenzyme membrane anchor subunit, which codes for MSTDYKYVPEPALVKGDHTFGSITDIIAKTPLSPTPKLWYLAFGISNLLLITLLGSVGYLIWDGIGIWGLNNPAGWGWAIINFVWWVGIGHAGTLISAILFLFRQGWRTAINRFAEAMTIFAVMCAGLFPAIHVGRIWVIYWVFPVPNSMAAWPNFSSPLLWDVFAVSTYFTVSLLFWYVGLVPDFATLRDKAKSKIAKISYGIAALGWTGSFRNWWNYEKAYMILAGLATPLVLSVHTIVSFDFAVSMIPGWHSTIFPPYFVAGAIYSGFAMVLTLMIIARKIYGLEDIMNIDIMEKMNLVMMVTGNLVAFAYLMEGFIAWYSGYIYEQGIFWLYATGPYAWGFYILMFCNVVTPQFLWSKKIRRNVALTFVISIIVNIGMWFERFMIAVGSLATDFMPSNWDYFSPTFWDIIIYIGTFGLFFTFFLLFLRYLPMVAIAEVKGVMPQADPHNYDEETKEFVNTKAEPAVVDQQTA
- a CDS encoding DUF3341 domain-containing protein, encoding MESNEKNIHGVLAEFRNPKELIDAASAVEKSGYNKYDTYAPFPIHGMEKAMGIKESPLGWIVLGGATVGLVGAVVLMVWVMAYEYPMNISGKPLINIPIYVPIAFELTVLLSAFAAVFGMFKLNNLPRLHNPLFNVERFKKASDDGFFICIEAKDDLFSEEKVTSLLNDAGATHIETVYDK
- a CDS encoding c-type cytochrome; this translates as MFDKLDEMEKGRGNELTEEIDSKITNRIQMTSRFFKSSLLVAITLLFISCRGEKFDHQPVHPNMNMDQQERFEAQEQNRFFADGRGMRMPVEGTVARGNLREDKAFYQGISEDSSFVDEIPVTVNRSFLQRGQKQYETYCTPCHGSTGDGQGIIMVGRYGYVPAPSYHIDRLRNSEDGYIYSTIANGIRNMPAYAHQIDVEDRWAIVAYVRALQRSQYVPENEMQQYDVDLAALDQQYQQAQEEEMARQEAQSGGGGEEISAARGEQIYMQNACQTCHSQDGSDGIGPTHLNIFERTRQLADGSTVTADEEYLRESIVNPNAKIVEGYDPVMAPYSYLSDAEVQSLIEYMKTISDNQ
- a CDS encoding SCO family protein, which gives rise to MKSVGLAVFVACMLLHPISAEAQLNKQKPKDVQDVGIEEHLGDKIPLDLMFATSEGDSVTLASLMKGDKPVLLNPVYYECPMLCSMVIEAVYSGVSDLKWTPGDEYNIITFSIDPEEDSKLAASTKDSMITKLGRDNAREGWYFLTGNEKSIRTLTEAIGFKYKKVEEQDQFAHSAAIMFLSPDGTLTRYLYGIEFDEFNLRNALYEAADGEVGSVTERVLLYCYQYDPDSNSYVAVAWRIMQLGGFATALILGIFIGLLWLKEKNSKNDKNIKITNGSS